A window of Bradyrhizobium sp. AZCC 1610 contains these coding sequences:
- a CDS encoding DUF983 domain-containing protein, with translation METVSPTTWTRDSAPAEKRDLWTAMKRGFRCRCPRCGEGKMFRAFLKTANNCSVCGLDFSPHRADDLPAYLVIVIVGHIVVPAALWIETNYSPAVWLQLAIYLPLTFISSLLLLQPIKGAVVGIQWALRMHGFDENASSDIPPV, from the coding sequence ATGGAAACGGTAAGTCCCACGACATGGACCCGCGATTCCGCACCCGCCGAAAAGCGCGACCTCTGGACCGCGATGAAGCGCGGCTTTCGCTGCCGCTGCCCGCGTTGTGGCGAAGGCAAGATGTTTCGCGCTTTCCTGAAGACCGCCAATAATTGCTCGGTCTGCGGGCTCGATTTCTCGCCGCACCGCGCCGACGATCTGCCGGCCTATCTCGTGATCGTCATCGTCGGCCACATCGTGGTACCGGCGGCGCTGTGGATCGAAACCAATTACTCGCCCGCAGTGTGGCTGCAACTGGCGATCTACCTGCCGCTCACCTTCATTTCCTCGTTGCTGCTGTTGCAGCCGATCAAGGGCGCAGTGGTCGGTATCCAGTGGGCATTGCGCATGCATGGCTTTGACGAAAATGCCTCTAGCGACATTCCTCCCGTCTAG
- a CDS encoding NUDIX hydrolase: protein MTDAATAVKEEKEADHHPYFRPKDAATLILIDRSGDKPKVLVGKRHDKVVFMPGKYVFPGGRVDKSDNRIPVAAPISAELEANLLKGSPKIASSRARALAVAAIREACEETGLCLGCKVDKPVKLEGAWKPFTEAGLLPDPSGLFLIARAITPPGRVRRFDTRFFTADASSIAHRVEGVIHADAELVELVWVEIGSQPLADAHAMTKNVLAELDRRLATGPLRHDSPVPFFHFYGGKMQKDVLGA from the coding sequence ATGACCGACGCCGCGACCGCCGTAAAAGAAGAAAAAGAAGCCGATCACCATCCCTATTTCCGGCCCAAGGATGCAGCAACGCTGATCCTGATCGACCGATCCGGCGACAAGCCGAAGGTGCTGGTCGGCAAGCGCCACGACAAGGTGGTGTTCATGCCGGGCAAGTATGTTTTCCCCGGCGGCCGCGTCGACAAGTCGGACAACCGCATTCCCGTCGCCGCTCCCATTTCTGCCGAGCTCGAGGCCAACCTGCTCAAGGGCAGCCCGAAGATCGCGTCGTCGCGTGCCCGTGCTCTGGCGGTTGCCGCGATCCGCGAGGCCTGCGAGGAGACCGGGCTGTGCCTTGGATGCAAGGTCGACAAACCCGTCAAACTCGAAGGCGCCTGGAAACCGTTCACGGAAGCAGGCCTGCTGCCCGATCCGTCCGGCCTGTTCCTGATCGCGCGCGCGATCACGCCACCCGGCCGCGTCCGCCGCTTCGACACGCGCTTCTTCACAGCTGATGCTTCCAGCATCGCCCATCGCGTCGAAGGCGTGATCCATGCCGATGCCGAGCTGGTCGAACTCGTGTGGGTCGAGATCGGCTCGCAGCCGCTCGCCGACGCGCATGCCATGACCAAGAACGTGCTCGCCGAACTCGACCGCCGCCTCGCCACCGGTCCGCTGCGCCACGACTCACCGGTGCCGTTCTTCCATTTCTACGGCGGCAAGATGCAGAAGGACGTGCTGGGGGCGTAG
- a CDS encoding LLM class flavin-dependent oxidoreductase, whose amino-acid sequence MAQRQLKLGAFMRPVSIHTGAWRYPGAWPDANFNFARIKQLIQKLEAGKFDAFFMADHLAVLNMPVNALKRSHTVTSFEPFTLLSALAGATEHIGLIATGSTTFDEPYHVARRFASLDHISGGRAGWNIVTTSNPDAALNFGLDDHMEHAERYKRAREFYDVVTGLWDSFADDAFVRDVEAGLYFDPAKMHVLNHKGKYLSVRGPLNIARPVQGWPLIVQAGASEDGKQLAAETAEAVFTGGGSLADGQKLYADIKGRMGKIGRNPEHLKILPGAFVVVGDSVDEAKEKRAKLDSMVHYDSAIASLSVQLGTDASGFDPDGQLPPVPESNASKSGRQRLVDAAARDKLTVRQLAQRVGGYGGLSFVGTPVTIADQMEEWLMSRGSDGFNIMFPFLPAGLDDFVDKVVPELQKRGIFRKEYEGRTLRENLGLPRPKNRFFEG is encoded by the coding sequence ATGGCACAACGGCAACTCAAGCTCGGCGCGTTCATGCGGCCGGTTTCCATTCACACCGGCGCGTGGCGCTATCCGGGCGCCTGGCCCGATGCCAATTTCAATTTCGCGCGCATCAAGCAACTGATCCAGAAGCTGGAGGCCGGCAAGTTCGACGCCTTCTTCATGGCGGACCACCTCGCCGTGCTGAACATGCCAGTCAATGCGCTCAAGCGCAGCCACACCGTCACCTCGTTCGAGCCGTTCACGCTGTTGTCGGCACTGGCCGGCGCCACCGAACATATCGGGCTGATCGCGACGGGATCGACGACGTTCGACGAGCCCTATCACGTCGCCCGGCGTTTTGCTTCGCTCGACCACATCTCGGGCGGGCGAGCGGGCTGGAATATCGTCACCACCTCCAATCCAGACGCCGCGCTGAATTTCGGGCTCGACGACCACATGGAGCACGCCGAGCGCTACAAGCGGGCGCGCGAATTCTACGACGTGGTCACCGGTCTCTGGGACTCCTTCGCCGACGACGCCTTCGTGCGCGATGTCGAGGCGGGGCTTTATTTCGACCCTGCGAAAATGCACGTGCTCAATCACAAGGGCAAATACCTGTCGGTGCGCGGGCCACTCAACATCGCCCGCCCAGTCCAGGGCTGGCCGCTGATTGTGCAGGCCGGCGCGTCCGAGGACGGCAAGCAGCTTGCCGCAGAAACCGCCGAGGCCGTATTCACCGGAGGCGGCAGCCTCGCCGACGGACAAAAACTTTATGCCGACATCAAGGGCCGCATGGGAAAGATCGGCCGCAACCCCGAGCACCTGAAGATTTTGCCCGGCGCCTTCGTCGTGGTCGGCGACAGCGTGGATGAGGCAAAAGAGAAACGAGCAAAGCTCGACAGCATGGTGCATTACGACAGCGCCATCGCCTCCCTCTCGGTGCAGCTCGGCACCGACGCCTCCGGCTTCGATCCCGACGGGCAATTGCCGCCGGTCCCCGAAAGCAACGCCTCTAAGAGCGGCCGCCAGCGGCTGGTCGATGCCGCTGCGCGCGACAAGCTCACGGTGCGCCAGCTCGCCCAACGCGTCGGCGGCTATGGCGGGCTATCCTTTGTCGGCACGCCGGTGACGATCGCCGATCAGATGGAGGAATGGCTGATGAGCCGCGGCAGCGACGGCTTCAACATCATGTTTCCGTTCCTCCCCGCAGGGCTTGACGATTTCGTCGACAAGGTCGTCCCGGAACTGCAGAAGCGCGGGATTTTCCGGAAGGAGTATGAGGGCCGGACGCTGCGGGAGAATCTGGGGCTGCCGAGGCCGAAAAACCGGTTCTTTGAGGGTTAA
- the rpmG gene encoding 50S ribosomal protein L33 → MAKAVTIKVKLVSTADTGFYYVAKKNSRTMTDKLVKKKYDPVARKHVEFKESKIK, encoded by the coding sequence ATGGCCAAAGCGGTCACCATCAAGGTCAAGCTCGTTTCCACGGCGGATACCGGCTTCTACTACGTCGCCAAGAAGAACTCGCGCACCATGACCGACAAGCTGGTCAAGAAGAAGTACGACCCTGTCGCGCGCAAGCACGTCGAGTTCAAGGAATCGAAGATTAAGTAA
- a CDS encoding MFS transporter has protein sequence MALLQILRPTLPILIGASIMLTLSMGLRQSLGLFMQPLTQDIRISVSDFTLALAVQNLAWGFLQPLAGALTVRYGFRAIMVAGALLYVAGLALMAGANGFLSVMIGGGILIGMSLACTAAAIAMSVAARAVPASVRSTVLGLVSGAGSLGALLSAPIGQMLNEGYGWRMGLIGFVVLSLLMIPAAWYAGRVDKIPLPKPADDEIGNSSASVATRIAFSNASFVVMTGAYFVCGMQLVFLTTHLPSYLAICGMDPMLSAQTLGMIGGFNVLGSIFFGWAGERWNKLALLGGIYIFRSIALAWYFTLPPTPATTLLFGAIMGFLWMGVGPLVAGAVAEMFGLKWQAMIQGLAFMSHQVGSFLGAFGGGMLYDALGSYTMAWRIGVALGLAGGIIQVAFALIRPSQPPQMQTA, from the coding sequence ATGGCCCTGCTGCAAATCCTGCGTCCGACGCTACCCATCCTGATCGGTGCGTCCATCATGCTCACGCTCAGCATGGGCCTGCGGCAATCGCTCGGCCTGTTCATGCAGCCGCTGACGCAGGACATCCGGATCTCGGTCTCCGATTTCACGCTGGCGCTCGCTGTGCAAAATCTCGCCTGGGGATTTTTGCAGCCGCTCGCCGGCGCGTTGACGGTGCGCTACGGTTTCCGCGCCATCATGGTCGCGGGCGCGCTGCTCTATGTCGCCGGCCTTGCCTTGATGGCGGGCGCGAACGGCTTTCTCAGCGTCATGATCGGCGGCGGCATTTTGATCGGCATGTCGCTGGCCTGTACCGCGGCAGCCATCGCCATGTCGGTTGCGGCCCGCGCGGTGCCCGCGTCGGTACGCTCGACGGTGCTCGGCCTGGTGTCGGGTGCGGGCTCGCTCGGTGCGCTGCTATCGGCGCCGATCGGGCAGATGCTCAATGAAGGCTACGGCTGGCGGATGGGGCTCATAGGTTTCGTGGTGCTGTCGCTCCTGATGATTCCGGCGGCCTGGTACGCGGGCAGGGTGGACAAGATTCCGCTGCCCAAGCCCGCGGATGACGAAATCGGCAACTCTTCGGCCAGCGTTGCGACCAGGATCGCGTTCTCCAACGCCTCCTTCGTGGTGATGACCGGCGCCTATTTCGTCTGCGGCATGCAGCTCGTGTTCCTCACCACGCACCTGCCGTCCTATCTGGCGATCTGCGGGATGGACCCGATGCTGAGCGCGCAGACGCTCGGCATGATCGGCGGCTTCAACGTGCTCGGCAGCATCTTCTTCGGCTGGGCTGGCGAGCGCTGGAACAAGCTCGCGCTGCTCGGCGGCATCTACATCTTCCGCTCCATTGCGCTGGCTTGGTATTTCACGCTGCCGCCGACGCCGGCGACCACGCTGCTGTTCGGCGCCATCATGGGCTTTCTGTGGATGGGCGTCGGCCCGCTGGTCGCGGGCGCAGTCGCCGAGATGTTCGGCCTGAAATGGCAGGCGATGATCCAGGGGCTCGCCTTCATGAGCCACCAGGTCGGCAGCTTCCTCGGCGCTTTCGGGGGCGGGATGCTCTACGACGCGCTCGGATCCTACACCATGGCGTGGCGGATCGGCGTCGCGCTCGGGCTGGCCGGCGGCATCATCCAGGTCGCGTTCGCGCTGATCCGGCCGAGCCAGCCGCCGCAGATGCAGACGGCGTAG
- a CDS encoding TetR/AcrR family transcriptional regulator, with product MATLPAKPDMKDRILETADRLFYLQGIRAVGVDTIAAEIGISKRTLYNHFPSKDALISAYLARRFVAPRASDKSPVEQILGTFDSLERRFSAKDFRGCPFVNAVAELGEDRSVRKVAVAFKESRRLWFRDLLVQLGVADADALATQLALLVDGSIAQDLVRNDPAMARAAKQAATVLLRNAGVKVGGSAATNKRAAKKRQSRPAS from the coding sequence ATGGCTACCCTGCCCGCCAAACCTGACATGAAGGACCGGATTCTGGAAACTGCGGATAGGCTGTTCTATCTGCAGGGAATTCGCGCGGTCGGCGTCGACACCATCGCGGCCGAAATCGGCATCAGCAAGCGCACGCTCTACAATCATTTTCCGTCCAAGGACGCGCTGATCTCAGCCTATCTGGCGCGGCGCTTCGTGGCTCCGCGCGCTTCCGACAAATCGCCGGTCGAGCAAATTCTCGGCACCTTCGATTCGCTGGAGCGACGCTTTTCGGCGAAGGATTTTCGCGGCTGCCCCTTCGTCAATGCGGTGGCCGAACTCGGCGAAGACCGGTCGGTCCGAAAGGTTGCTGTCGCCTTCAAGGAAAGCCGCCGCCTCTGGTTTCGCGACCTGCTGGTACAGCTCGGCGTCGCCGATGCAGATGCACTGGCGACGCAGCTTGCCTTGCTGGTCGACGGTTCGATCGCGCAGGACCTCGTCCGCAACGACCCGGCGATGGCGCGGGCGGCAAAGCAAGCGGCCACGGTACTGCTGAGGAATGCGGGGGTGAAAGTGGGCGGAAGTGCAGCCACGAACAAGCGCGCGGCAAAGAAGCGGCAATCAAGGCCGGCCTCTTGA
- a CDS encoding PleD family two-component system response regulator — protein MSARILVVDDVPANVKLLEARLSAEYFDVLTASNGTEALDICAHSECDIILLDVMMPDMDGFEVCRRLKSNPATHFIPVVIVTALDSPSDRVRGLEAGADDFLTKPVSDIVLIARVRSLTRLKMMTDELRMRAITSLEIGMEAPERSAIADKGVGGRILLVDDRPSSYERLAPILSAEHTVDVEINPAEALFHAADGNYDLLIVSLSLENYDGLRLCSQARSLERTRQLPILAISDADNNARLLRGLEIGVNDYLLRPVDKNELLARARTQIRKRRYTDHLRDNVQNSIEMAITDALTGLHNRRYMESHLSTLAEQASSRGRPLALMILDIDFFKSINDTYGHDAGDDVLREFAVRIRKSIRGIDLACRYGGEEFVIVMPETDLTVAGMVAERLRRSIAGETFAVNKGTKRIDVTISIGLATLDHKGEPVADVLKRADMALYRAKHDGRNRVVSTAA, from the coding sequence ATGTCTGCGCGTATCCTTGTCGTCGATGATGTTCCAGCGAACGTCAAGCTGCTGGAAGCCCGTCTGTCGGCCGAATATTTCGACGTGCTGACGGCTTCCAACGGCACCGAGGCGCTCGACATCTGCGCCCACTCCGAATGCGACATCATCCTGCTCGATGTCATGATGCCCGACATGGACGGTTTCGAGGTCTGCCGCCGGCTGAAGTCGAACCCGGCCACCCATTTCATTCCCGTCGTAATCGTCACCGCGCTGGACAGCCCGTCTGATCGTGTTCGCGGGCTGGAAGCCGGTGCCGACGATTTTCTCACCAAGCCGGTCTCCGACATCGTTCTGATCGCCCGCGTTCGGTCCCTGACGCGGCTGAAGATGATGACCGATGAGCTGCGGATGCGCGCCATCACCTCGCTCGAGATCGGTATGGAGGCGCCCGAACGCAGCGCGATCGCCGACAAAGGCGTCGGCGGGCGGATTCTTTTGGTCGACGACCGGCCATCGTCATACGAGCGGCTGGCGCCGATCCTTTCCGCCGAGCACACCGTCGACGTCGAGATCAATCCGGCGGAGGCGCTGTTTCACGCCGCCGATGGCAATTACGATTTGCTGATCGTTTCGCTCAGCCTCGAAAATTACGACGGCCTGCGGCTGTGCAGCCAGGCGCGCTCGCTGGAGCGCACCCGCCAGCTGCCGATCCTCGCCATCTCCGACGCCGACAATAATGCCCGCCTGCTGCGCGGGCTCGAAATCGGCGTCAACGATTATCTCTTGCGCCCCGTCGACAAGAACGAATTGCTCGCGCGGGCGCGCACCCAGATCCGCAAGCGGCGCTATACCGACCATCTGCGCGACAACGTGCAGAACTCGATCGAAATGGCGATCACCGACGCGCTGACCGGCCTGCATAACCGCCGCTATATGGAAAGCCATCTCTCGACGCTCGCCGAGCAGGCCTCGAGCCGCGGCAGGCCGCTCGCGCTGATGATCCTCGATATCGACTTCTTCAAATCCATCAACGACACCTACGGCCATGACGCCGGTGACGACGTGCTGCGCGAATTCGCGGTGCGCATCCGCAAGTCGATCCGCGGCATCGATCTCGCCTGTCGCTACGGCGGCGAGGAGTTCGTGATCGTGATGCCGGAAACCGACCTCACTGTCGCCGGCATGGTCGCCGAGCGCCTGCGCCGCTCGATCGCCGGCGAAACCTTTGCGGTCAACAAGGGCACCAAGCGCATCGACGTCACGATCTCGATCGGGCTGGCGACGCTGGACCACAAGGGCGAGCCGGTCGCCGACGTGCTCAAGCGCGCCGACATGGCGCTCTATCGCGCCAAGCATGACGGACGCAACAGGGTGGTGTCGACGGCAGCGTGA
- a CDS encoding response regulator: MAKTVLIVEDNELNMKLFRDLLEAHGYQTSGTSNGFEALDLVRKLRPDLILMDIQLPQVSGLEVTRWIKDDPELRAIPVVAVTAFAMKGDEERIREGGCEAYLSKPISVGKFIETVRRFIG; the protein is encoded by the coding sequence ATGGCAAAAACCGTCCTGATCGTGGAGGACAACGAGCTCAACATGAAGCTCTTTCGCGACCTGTTGGAAGCGCATGGCTATCAGACGTCGGGCACCAGCAACGGTTTCGAGGCGCTCGATCTCGTCCGCAAGCTGCGCCCCGATCTGATCCTGATGGATATCCAGCTTCCGCAAGTGTCCGGCCTCGAAGTGACGCGCTGGATCAAGGACGATCCGGAGTTGCGCGCCATTCCGGTGGTTGCCGTCACCGCCTTTGCGATGAAGGGCGACGAAGAGCGCATCCGCGAGGGCGGCTGCGAGGCGTATTTGTCCAAACCAATTTCCGTCGGCAAGTTTATCGAAACCGTGCGGCGTTTTATCGGGTAG
- a CDS encoding DUF3572 domain-containing protein — MKKPVHNPREVAEIVAVQALSFIAGDPERLGLFLAESGIGPETLRTAAADPQFLASVLDFVMRDDATVKAFASASQLHPTNIAAARQVLGDPHWERDVP; from the coding sequence TTGAAAAAGCCTGTTCACAACCCCCGGGAAGTAGCTGAAATCGTTGCGGTTCAGGCGCTGAGTTTTATTGCCGGCGACCCTGAAAGGCTAGGCCTGTTCCTGGCCGAAAGCGGGATCGGTCCGGAGACGCTGCGGACGGCCGCGGCCGACCCGCAATTTCTGGCGTCTGTGCTGGATTTCGTGATGCGCGACGACGCGACCGTGAAGGCGTTTGCGAGCGCCTCGCAACTGCATCCGACCAACATCGCCGCCGCCCGCCAGGTGCTGGGCGACCCGCACTGGGAGCGCGACGTGCCGTGA
- a CDS encoding DNA polymerase IV, producing the protein MSASAAEGPRAFCRDCLGDLDITARRCGECGSPRLVRHHALPSLRLAHIDCDAFYATVEKRDNPELADRPVIIGGGKRGVVSAACYVSRTYGVRSAMPMFKALALCPQAAVIPPDIAKYVRVGREVRHAMQALTPLVEPLSIDEAFLDLAGTQRVHGMIPAKVLARFAGDVERDIGITVSVGLSCNKFLAKIASDLDKPRGFAALDQVEAREMLADKPVGFIYGVGPATQEKLVQRGFRTIADLQRADEVELMKQFGGEGRRLWRLARGIDDRSVVPDRGAKTISSETTFENDIRDFATLERLLWRQSEKVSSRLKNGNLAGLTITLKLKTADFRQRTRSQSIQAPTQLAAKIFAVSREMLAKEIDGTAFRLMGTGVSALREGSQGDDTDMLDRRSAHAERAMDDLRKKFGNAAVIRGIAYRGPAKEEDEGEE; encoded by the coding sequence GTGAGCGCGTCCGCCGCTGAGGGTCCGCGCGCGTTCTGCCGGGATTGCCTCGGCGACCTCGATATCACGGCCAGGCGGTGCGGCGAATGCGGTTCCCCGCGCCTCGTCCGCCACCATGCCCTGCCCTCGCTGAGGCTGGCGCATATCGATTGCGACGCGTTCTACGCCACCGTCGAGAAGCGCGACAATCCGGAACTCGCCGACAGGCCCGTGATCATCGGCGGCGGCAAGCGCGGCGTGGTCTCGGCCGCCTGCTACGTTTCGCGAACCTATGGCGTGCGCTCGGCCATGCCGATGTTCAAGGCCTTGGCGCTCTGCCCGCAGGCTGCCGTAATCCCGCCCGACATCGCGAAATACGTCCGCGTCGGCCGCGAGGTGCGGCACGCGATGCAGGCGCTGACGCCGCTGGTGGAACCGCTGTCGATCGACGAGGCATTCCTGGACCTTGCCGGCACGCAACGCGTTCACGGCATGATTCCGGCAAAAGTGCTGGCGCGCTTTGCCGGCGACGTCGAGCGTGACATCGGGATCACGGTATCCGTCGGCCTGTCCTGCAACAAATTCCTGGCCAAGATTGCCTCCGACCTCGACAAGCCGCGGGGCTTTGCCGCCCTCGACCAGGTTGAGGCCCGCGAAATGCTGGCGGACAAGCCGGTCGGCTTCATCTATGGCGTCGGCCCCGCGACCCAGGAGAAACTGGTGCAGCGGGGCTTTCGCACCATTGCGGACTTGCAGCGCGCCGACGAGGTCGAGCTGATGAAGCAGTTCGGCGGCGAAGGCCGCAGGCTGTGGCGGCTGGCGCGCGGCATCGACGACCGCAGCGTGGTGCCGGATCGCGGCGCCAAGACGATATCGAGCGAAACCACGTTCGAAAACGACATCCGGGATTTCGCCACGCTGGAACGGCTGCTGTGGCGGCAGTCGGAGAAAGTGTCGTCCCGGCTGAAGAACGGCAATCTTGCTGGCCTCACCATCACGCTGAAGCTGAAGACCGCCGATTTCAGGCAGCGCACCCGCTCGCAATCGATTCAGGCGCCGACCCAGCTCGCCGCGAAGATTTTCGCGGTGTCGCGCGAAATGCTGGCGAAGGAGATCGACGGCACGGCATTCCGCCTGATGGGCACCGGCGTCAGCGCGCTGCGCGAGGGATCGCAAGGAGACGACACCGACATGCTCGACCGCCGCTCCGCCCACGCCGAGCGTGCGATGGATGATTTGCGGAAGAAGTTCGGCAATGCCGCCGTGATCAGGGGGATCGCGTACAGGGGGCCGGCGAAGGAAGAGGATGAGGGGGAGGAATAA
- a CDS encoding RidA family protein has product MSKLQQLRPSGLHHNPAYSHVVVASGARTIYIAGQVSTDEEGRVVGEGDLAAQTTQVMHNIGLALKAAGASYSNIVKITTFVVGYKPELRPIIGKARSAFFEGMEPPASTLVGVTALAAPEWLIEIEAVAVVD; this is encoded by the coding sequence ATGAGCAAGCTCCAACAACTTCGGCCAAGCGGCCTTCACCACAATCCGGCTTACTCCCACGTCGTCGTCGCGTCGGGTGCGCGCACGATCTATATCGCGGGGCAGGTATCTACCGACGAGGAAGGACGGGTGGTCGGTGAGGGTGATCTGGCCGCGCAGACGACACAAGTAATGCACAATATTGGCCTGGCGCTGAAAGCCGCCGGTGCGAGTTATTCCAATATCGTGAAGATCACCACCTTCGTCGTCGGCTACAAGCCGGAGCTCCGTCCCATCATCGGCAAGGCGCGCTCGGCGTTCTTTGAGGGCATGGAGCCGCCGGCGAGCACGCTCGTCGGTGTAACGGCGCTTGCGGCCCCTGAATGGCTGATCGAGATTGAGGCCGTGGCCGTCGTCGATTGA
- a CDS encoding slipin family protein, whose protein sequence is MMLEYLTYASLAVIVILFLASAIRILREYERGVIFTLGRFTGVKGPGLIILIPVVQQMVKADLRVMVQVVPPQDVISRDNVPVKVNAVLYFRIVDPERAIIKVGDFMAATSQLAQTTLRSVLGKHELDEMLAERDRLNSDIQEILDQQTDVWGIKVTTIEIKDIDLNETMVRAIAKQAEAERLRRAKVINAMGEQQAAEKLVEAGRTLAQEPQAMQLRYFAALHDIAGERSSTVVFPLPMDLLGHLPGRRNDAT, encoded by the coding sequence ATGATGCTTGAATATCTGACCTATGCGTCGCTTGCGGTGATCGTAATCCTATTTCTAGCCTCCGCCATTCGTATCCTGCGGGAATACGAGCGCGGCGTGATCTTCACGCTCGGCCGCTTCACTGGGGTGAAGGGTCCGGGACTCATCATACTGATCCCAGTTGTGCAGCAGATGGTAAAGGCAGACCTCAGGGTGATGGTACAGGTAGTGCCACCCCAGGACGTAATTTCACGCGACAACGTCCCGGTCAAGGTCAACGCCGTTCTCTACTTCCGTATCGTCGATCCCGAGCGCGCCATCATCAAGGTCGGCGATTTCATGGCCGCAACCAGCCAACTGGCGCAGACCACGCTGCGCTCGGTGCTCGGCAAGCACGAACTGGACGAGATGCTCGCCGAGCGGGACAGGCTTAATTCCGACATTCAGGAAATTCTCGATCAGCAGACCGACGTCTGGGGAATCAAGGTTACCACCATCGAGATCAAGGATATCGATCTCAATGAAACCATGGTGCGCGCGATTGCCAAGCAGGCCGAGGCGGAGCGGTTGCGACGCGCCAAAGTGATCAATGCGATGGGCGAGCAGCAAGCCGCCGAGAAGCTCGTCGAGGCCGGCCGAACGCTTGCGCAGGAGCCGCAGGCGATGCAGTTGCGCTACTTCGCGGCGCTGCACGACATTGCCGGCGAGCGATCATCGACCGTGGTCTTTCCTCTGCCGATGGACTTGCTCGGCCATCTGCCCGGACGGCGGAACGATGCAACGTGA
- a CDS encoding NfeD family protein, whose protein sequence is MQTVRATLVAAASAVALVVSPLAASAGEANSKLALTISVDGAIGPATVRYVKDALTKASERHAEVVVLRLNTPGGLATSMREIIADVLASRVPVVGYVAPSGAHAASAGTYLVYATHIAAMAPGTNLGAATPVQIGGPLPGLPDATPDKSDKDKKDGSDQQPKTKDAMMAKATNDAVALIRSLAELRGRNADWAEKAVREAASLSANAALQANVIDLVARDQAELLRQIDGRAVEVAGGDTRHLATKDAVLEAIDPGWISRFLAVITNPNVALILLLVGVYGLIFEFTSPGAVAPGVVGTICLLLGLYALNLLPINYAGLALMVVGIVLLTIEVFNPTVVIGLGGIIAFVLGAIMLFDVEAPGYRLSWPVVGITAAMFIGLVLVVLRSLRRADKGPVRVGAQAMRGLSAQVIDWSENEGHVFAQGERWQARGAETFKPGEVVEVANIIDLTLVVRRRPTLIGKEVRHDA, encoded by the coding sequence GTGCAGACTGTACGGGCGACTCTTGTTGCGGCCGCTTCAGCGGTAGCTTTGGTTGTCTCTCCCCTTGCCGCCTCGGCGGGAGAGGCCAACAGCAAGCTTGCGCTGACCATCTCGGTCGACGGAGCGATCGGGCCGGCAACGGTCCGTTACGTGAAAGACGCTCTGACCAAGGCAAGCGAACGACATGCCGAGGTTGTCGTTCTGCGTTTGAATACACCGGGCGGTCTCGCAACCAGCATGCGCGAGATTATCGCTGACGTGCTGGCGTCGCGCGTTCCTGTTGTCGGTTACGTTGCACCCTCCGGAGCCCATGCGGCCAGCGCCGGAACCTATCTCGTCTACGCCACGCATATCGCGGCCATGGCGCCGGGCACCAATCTCGGAGCGGCGACGCCGGTGCAGATTGGCGGTCCGTTGCCTGGTCTGCCGGACGCTACGCCTGACAAGAGCGACAAGGACAAGAAGGACGGCAGCGACCAGCAGCCGAAGACGAAGGATGCCATGATGGCAAAGGCGACAAACGATGCCGTCGCCTTGATCCGCAGCCTTGCCGAGTTGCGCGGCCGCAATGCCGATTGGGCGGAGAAGGCGGTGCGGGAGGCCGCCAGCCTGTCCGCCAATGCCGCATTGCAGGCGAATGTCATCGACCTCGTCGCACGCGACCAGGCCGAACTGCTCAGGCAGATCGATGGTCGGGCGGTGGAGGTTGCAGGTGGCGATACCAGACATTTGGCGACGAAAGATGCTGTCCTCGAAGCGATCGATCCGGGATGGATCTCACGATTCCTGGCGGTCATCACCAATCCCAACGTTGCGTTGATTTTGCTCCTCGTCGGCGTCTACGGCCTGATTTTCGAATTCACTTCACCCGGCGCGGTCGCCCCCGGAGTTGTAGGCACGATCTGCCTGCTGCTTGGCCTCTATGCCCTCAACCTGCTCCCGATAAACTACGCCGGCCTCGCCTTGATGGTGGTCGGGATCGTGCTTCTGACCATCGAAGTCTTCAACCCGACCGTGGTTATCGGCCTCGGCGGCATCATCGCCTTTGTGCTCGGAGCGATCATGCTCTTCGACGTCGAAGCGCCGGGCTACCGGCTGTCATGGCCGGTCGTCGGCATCACGGCGGCAATGTTTATTGGTCTCGTTCTCGTCGTACTCAGATCGCTTCGGCGCGCCGACAAGGGTCCGGTACGGGTCGGTGCACAAGCCATGCGTGGCCTGTCTGCCCAGGTCATCGACTGGTCCGAGAACGAGGGCCACGTATTCGCGCAAGGTGAACGCTGGCAGGCGCGCGGCGCCGAAACGTTCAAGCCGGGAGAGGTGGTCGAGGTGGCCAACATCATAGATTTGACGCTGGTGGTGCGGCGCCGGCCGACGCTGATCGGCAAGGAGGTACGTCATGATGCTTGA